A window of uncultured Methanoregula sp. genomic DNA:
TGACATACTGTTCCAGCAAAGAACCATGAACAGCCATCTTTTCCGGTACGGGCCAACCGAGATAAACCACTTAAAAAAACGCGACAAAAAACTCGGGCTTGCCATAGACCGGATTGGCATGATCGAGCGCACGGTTACACCGGACCCGTTTGCCGCTCTCGCAGCCAGCATCGTTGCCCAACAGATCTCGGCAAAGGCTGCCGATACGGTCTGGAACCGGATGCAGGAGCGGTTCGGGACGATCAACCCGGAAACGCTTGCATCGGCGTCCACGGAAGAGATCCGGCAGTGCGGCATGTCACAAAAGAAGGCCGGTTATATCCAGGGTATCGGAACCGCGGTAATGCAGGGCGATCTGGATTTTTCCCGTTTCGGGGAATTATCTGACAGCGAGATAATTGCTCGTCTGACTGCGCTGCACGGGGTCGGGACCTGGACTGCCGAGATGCTGCTCATATTCTCGCTGGAGCGGCCCGATGTCGTGAGCTGGAACGATCTCGCTATCCGCCGGGGGATGATGAACCTGTACGGGCTTGAGACCCTCAGCAGGGAGCAGTTCGATCGATATCGGAAACGCTATTCCCCGTACGGTTCCGTTGCATCGCTCTATCTCTGGGCGATATCGCATGAGTAAACCCGCAATCCTGTCGACACGCATCCTTTGCAGTGACCATCTTCAGCGCCGGTTTCCCCGAGTTCCCGCCATAACCTAAAGTGTTTTCTTGTTTCCGGTAAAATACAAAACCGTTCTGATACCTGACATCCACGGGAGACTGTGAATTGGCCCTTGAACTGCTCACCGATATACTCATCGTCTTTGCCATAGCGCTCGTTGTCGGGATGATCTTCAACCGGATAAAAGTCCCGCCGCTGGTTGCATTCATCCTGACCGGGGTAATTGTGGGACCGT
This region includes:
- a CDS encoding DNA-3-methyladenine glycosylase; amino-acid sequence: MNSHLFRYGPTEINHLKKRDKKLGLAIDRIGMIERTVTPDPFAALAASIVAQQISAKAADTVWNRMQERFGTINPETLASASTEEIRQCGMSQKKAGYIQGIGTAVMQGDLDFSRFGELSDSEIIARLTALHGVGTWTAEMLLIFSLERPDVVSWNDLAIRRGMMNLYGLETLSREQFDRYRKRYSPYGSVASLYLWAISHE